CACTATCTACACAACTAATAAAAAATATCAGTGAAATTAAAATTGGTAAATAAATTTTATACATACGAATATATTTTAGTTAATTTATTATATGCTCGATTGAATCATGGGACTTTTAATTTTCTATAAATATAATCATTCTTTTATATATTAAGGCACTTCAGTATTTTTTTTATGGATTTGACATTTTTGTATATATTGTTTATCCATAAAATTAATATCTTGCTGAAAGGCTGAGGCTGAGGCTAAGTGAAAAAATAAACAATTTGGATAAACTGAGTAGAATTAATTTAAAATTAAACGAAAATTAATGATGCTTTTGTTATTGCCTCAGCCTTAGCCTTAGCCTTTTATAACATTATCCATAAATTTAACCAAAGAACCTACAATAAAGACTTTACCATTGCAGTTTCATAATAATCATAATTATTTATTTATTTAACTTGCTTTTCAGGTATTTTTTTACTAAATTTAATAATATAATTTAGGTATATAAGTTAATAAAAATAAAAGAAATATTATTATCAAACAATTAAAAATTTTAAACGTATGAAAACAAATTATTTATGCCCGAAATGTAAAGGATTTTTAAATGTAGAAGAATATATAATATTTTCTACCCGTACTAAAAATAATAAAACCGGTTTAATCCTGCTTCACCCCGAACTTGGCAATTATAAAATCCTCAATCATCCTAAATACACTTATGAAGAAGGTGAATATCTTGAGTTTTTCTGTCCTATTTGTCATAAAAGCCTTTCAATAGGTGGTAAAGAAAAACTTGCCAAAGTATTAATGGTTGACGAAGATAATAAAACATTTGATATATTATTTTCACAAATTGCAGGAGAAAAAAGTACTTATAAAATTATTGGTAATAATGTGGAAACTTTTGGAGAACATAAAGATAAATACGTTGATTTTATTAATTTATCATTCATGGGTTAATACTTTTTTACAGCAGATGAAAAATCAATATCATTAAAATTTGTAACCTTGAATTAATAATTTTTTTATTAATTTATTATTAATGTCCATTGATTTTGGTTTATATATTATTAATCGTTCTTCCCTGCCTGTCGGCAGACAGGCAAATCAAATTTATTCATTTCTGTATCTACTTCCAAATTCTTAAATCGTTCTTCCCTGCCTGCTAGCTGGCAGGGGTATTCGATATTCAATTAAATCTTTATTTTTTTCTTGCTTGAAGATAACATAATAATTACTTTTATCATTAAAAATAAATTTATGGATTATACTCTACTTGGATTTATATTATATCTAATTTTAGTCTTGGTTATAGGATTTATTACCTTTCGTTCAAACAAATCACATAAAGATTTTTTTATAGGTGGCAGAAAATTAAATCCATGGGTAGTTGCATTTTCAGAAAGAGCATCCGGCGAATCTGCATGGTTACTTCTCGGACTTCCCGGATTAGCATTAGCATCAGGATTTATCGGTATATGGACAGCACTTGGTTGTATATTGGGAATAATTTTTTACTGGTTTTACATCGCAAAAGACCTAAGAATAGAATCTGAGAAATATAATGCTATAACTATTCCAAATTTTTTTGCTGAGAAGTTTGATAAAAACGATAAAATCATCCGTATAGTATCAACTTTTATAATAATCTTCTTTTTTACTTTTTATCTTGCTGCACAATTTAATGGCGCCGGTAAAGTATTAGATGTAACTTTCGGAATACCAAAACTTTATGGAATTATCATAGGGGCAGTTATAATTATTTTTTATACAATGATGGGGGGATTTTTTGCTGTTGCATGGACTGATTTAGTTCAGGGAATAATAATGATTGGAGCATTAGTCATACTACCCTTAGTTGGTTTAATTGAAATAAATGCTTCAGGAACATCTTTTACCCAGTCAGTTGGTTCTGCCGGAAATGATTTTGTTTCATTTGTTGGCGGAAAAACAGGTTGGGCTGCCGTTGCAATAATCATAGGAGGATTAAGCTGGGGACTTGGATATATGGGACAACCTCATTTGCTTACAAGATTTATGTCAATTAAAGACCCCGGCAAAATAAAAATAAGTCGTAGAATTGCAATTGTCTGGGCAATTCCTGCTTTTTTTGGGGCAATAATGATAGGATTAATCGGTCTTTCACTATACGGACAAGGATATTTTAATGATGTTGAAGAAATTATGCCACATCTTGCAAATACTTTATTGCCGGCATGGTTGGCAGGAATATTTATCTCGGGAGCAGTAGCAGCAATGATGTCAACTGCCGACAGCCAGCTTTTGGTTATTACATCTTCAGTAATTGAAGATTTTTATCATAAAACACTTGGTAAAAAAGTTACAGATAAAATATTACTTAACCTAAGTCGAATAATTACTATAGCTGTTGGAGTTTTTGGTTTTGTAATTGCCATAACATCAGATAAATTAATTTTTGAATTGGTTTCTTATGCATGGTCGGGATTAGGTGCTGCATTTGGACCTGCCCTACTCCTACTCTTAAAATGGAAAGGCACTACAAAACAAGGAATTCTTGCAGGAATGTTAACGGGGTTATTTACAACAATTATCTGGGCAAACATCACATTTTTAGATAATATTATTTCAGTACGATTTGTTTCCTTTTTACTTGCATTTCTATCAATAATTATTGTTAGTTTTTTAACTAAAAAAACTAATAAGTACTTAAAGTGAACTAAAATTAAGAGTGCCTAACCTGCCTGCCGGCAGGCAGGAGTTATTTAATATGGATAATAATGAACTAAACATGGCTATCTCACAGCCTCCCGACCGTTGGTGCGGGACAGGTTGTCCCGATTTTTTCGGGAAAATACATTATAAAAAATATTAACTACATGAGTAATTTAGAAAAAAATTGGTAAGAATTTAAAACTTTAAGTACCTTAGGCACTCTAAGTACTTTAGGCATTTTAAGTACTTTAGGCACACTATAAAAACCAAATTTTAGACACTGAGTATTTACTAAATTAATTATTACTTACTTATGATTCTATTTGAAAAAGCACATGATATTGTTTTAAAATCAGCCAATGTTATTGGAACAGAAACAGTAAACATTAATACAAGTCTTAACCGTATTCTTGCAAAAGATGTTTATTCAGATATTGACATGCCTCCGTTTAACAAATCGGCAATGGACGGTTTTGCTTGCCGCAGAAAAGATATTGATGAGGAATTGGAAATTATTGAAACAATTCCTGCCGGAAAATCACCTGAAAAAACAATTACACAAGGAAAATGTGCAAGAATTATGACAGGTGCTATTATTCCCGATGGCACTGATTGTGTAGTAATAGTTGAAAATATTGAACATATCGGCGATAACATAATAAAAGTTATTACACATAGCAACAGAAATAATATTTCATACAAAGCAGAAGATATAAAAACCGGAGCTCTTGTTTTAAATAAAAATACTTTAATAAAACCTCAGCATATTGCGATTATGGCAACTGTAGGTTGCACAAAACCTGTTGTTTATAAACAACCAAAAGTTGGTGTTATTTCTACAGGCAGCGAACTTGTTGAACCAGATAAAAAGCCCGGATTATCACAAATCAGGAACAGTAACGGTTCACAGATTATTGCCCAAATAAAAAACAGTTTTGCAATTCCTGTTTACTATGGAATAGCTGAAGATTCTGAAGAAATAACTTTTAATACAATTAAAAAGGCATTGTCTGAATGTAATGTTGTCCTATTAACAGGTGGTGTTTCTATGGGCGATTACGATTTTGTTCCGGATGTTCTCAAAAGAGCAAATATTAAAATTTTATTCAATCAATTAGCCGTTCAACCCGGTAAACCAACAACATTCGGATTGAACAAAAATAAAATAGTTTTTGGATTACCCGGTAACCCTGTATCATC
The genomic region above belongs to Bacteroidales bacterium and contains:
- a CDS encoding sodium/proline symporter; translation: MDYTLLGFILYLILVLVIGFITFRSNKSHKDFFIGGRKLNPWVVAFSERASGESAWLLLGLPGLALASGFIGIWTALGCILGIIFYWFYIAKDLRIESEKYNAITIPNFFAEKFDKNDKIIRIVSTFIIIFFFTFYLAAQFNGAGKVLDVTFGIPKLYGIIIGAVIIIFYTMMGGFFAVAWTDLVQGIIMIGALVILPLVGLIEINASGTSFTQSVGSAGNDFVSFVGGKTGWAAVAIIIGGLSWGLGYMGQPHLLTRFMSIKDPGKIKISRRIAIVWAIPAFFGAIMIGLIGLSLYGQGYFNDVEEIMPHLANTLLPAWLAGIFISGAVAAMMSTADSQLLVITSSVIEDFYHKTLGKKVTDKILLNLSRIITIAVGVFGFVIAITSDKLIFELVSYAWSGLGAAFGPALLLLLKWKGTTKQGILAGMLTGLFTTIIWANITFLDNIISVRFVSFLLAFLSIIIVSFLTKKTNKYLK
- a CDS encoding molybdopterin molybdotransferase MoeA, coding for MILFEKAHDIVLKSANVIGTETVNINTSLNRILAKDVYSDIDMPPFNKSAMDGFACRRKDIDEELEIIETIPAGKSPEKTITQGKCARIMTGAIIPDGTDCVVIVENIEHIGDNIIKVITHSNRNNISYKAEDIKTGALVLNKNTLIKPQHIAIMATVGCTKPVVYKQPKVGVISTGSELVEPDKKPGLSQIRNSNGSQIIAQIKNSFAIPVYYGIAEDSEEITFNTIKKALSECNVVLLTGGVSMGDYDFVPDVLKRANIKILFNQLAVQPGKPTTFGLNKNKIVFGLPGNPVSSFIQFELLVKPLLFKTMGYNYNPVIIKLPMSTEYKRQSTKRKGIIPVQITKEGTISPNEYHGSAHINSLTFADGIIFIPIGKSSLKKGKIVDVQLL